A portion of the Stigmatella aurantiaca DW4/3-1 genome contains these proteins:
- a CDS encoding tetratricopeptide repeat protein, which translates to MKAFLRFGALAVGVTLTVSGVGEAAASRKAAAKKPSVAAKAVPGKSRSKQAQKPQAQKSPVAAAVPGAVEEKEKRQGPARVKPANEKFAELPRIADAKKDALADRKRDEAIEGFKRLIPKIQDGSERKADLIYRLSELYWEKSKYLYRLEMDRFLAAEKAFDAAEARGEKVEAPQQDHRDSERYRAETMSLYEDLLRDYPKYEHMDEVLFAQGYNLNELNRGPEAVKRYQQLIRDFPQSQFVPDAYIQLGNYFFENNKLAPARENYEKARDTRVPKIYAYAIYKLAWCDFNSGGYEDGLKKLQEAVEFAETQGEELGDLKTEALNDLTVFYVQLDQPKEALAYFKAKAPAKRQGRLIAKTAVGLADAGHFDSAILMFRTLVDDAPMGPNAPEYQQAIVRSYEGLRQRTQVRTEMKRMVDLYRPGGTWWQANAGDTPVLRNAFNVTEEAMRVMVTEYHQEAQKTRQVETYRLARDIYKQYVDAFASSEDPDFVADSAFNLRFFYAEILWALEEWEAAAAEYDAVVAFKIPDRDSAREVSNESYRKSASFAAVLAYDKLVKIERGQLAKSDLKDGQKVNENKDKGDVEKKRIVKKDAKQQQEQPLTHRESRLVAACDTYNSLYPNNPDEIDLRYQAAVILYDRNHFVDAARRFGEIITKYPEERRSRDAADLTMFVLESREEWQELNTLSRQFLGNKKLSKPGTEFAARVAKVVEGSQYKWVDEIVYRKEQNPKKAGELFLSFVTEFPKSENADRALTYAMIIFQEAAELDRGVEAGTRVLNEYPDSIFSLKVRYTMAGFYEKMAEFQKAAEMYESFVDAYDAAVNGGQEAKEKTTKAKSAKKGSKAPAKKQEVAASAATPQTERQQLVKEAEEWVADALFNAGLWWEGVGQPQKAIAAYAEYLARFRDRKDVPQIAYNVALVHEKNGNWSDAARAFASFAEAYARDPRTTGGQLYLARYREMLAYQQAKDLRSVDRVRADLLRGWGRLSDQDKQDVKLLDAYAHTRFLELEFLWKRYTGIRFSRVSTIRRDLAAKQKEIQRVEKEYAAVLAVGSGEWGIAALTRIGMAYADFARNILDSPDPKGLDEEQLAMYRGELENLALPLEDKATEALEKALQKAYELSIYNDWTLTAQDQMNRYRPGAYAQVRQVPYRGSEFFATSDVVKEPELSASATATPTPGAGAPVSATPAAPEPPSASSEPSAQVGEVQP; encoded by the coding sequence ATGAAGGCGTTCCTTCGGTTCGGTGCGCTCGCTGTGGGCGTAACGCTCACCGTGAGTGGTGTAGGTGAGGCGGCGGCGTCCAGGAAGGCTGCGGCGAAGAAGCCCTCGGTGGCGGCCAAGGCAGTCCCCGGCAAGTCTCGTTCCAAACAGGCCCAGAAGCCTCAGGCCCAGAAATCGCCCGTGGCGGCCGCGGTCCCCGGCGCCGTGGAGGAGAAGGAGAAGCGTCAGGGGCCCGCGCGCGTCAAACCCGCCAACGAGAAGTTCGCGGAACTGCCGCGCATCGCGGACGCCAAGAAGGATGCCCTGGCGGACCGCAAGCGCGATGAGGCCATCGAAGGCTTCAAGCGGCTGATCCCGAAGATTCAGGATGGCAGCGAGCGCAAGGCGGATCTCATCTACCGGCTCTCGGAGCTGTACTGGGAGAAGTCCAAGTACCTCTACCGGCTGGAGATGGACCGGTTCCTCGCCGCCGAGAAGGCGTTCGACGCGGCGGAGGCGCGCGGCGAGAAGGTGGAGGCGCCGCAGCAGGACCACCGCGACAGCGAGCGCTACCGCGCGGAGACGATGAGCCTCTATGAGGACCTCCTGCGCGACTATCCCAAGTATGAGCACATGGACGAGGTGCTCTTCGCCCAGGGCTACAACCTCAACGAGCTCAACCGGGGCCCGGAGGCGGTGAAGCGCTACCAGCAGCTGATCCGCGACTTCCCGCAGTCCCAGTTCGTCCCGGACGCATACATCCAGCTGGGCAACTACTTCTTCGAGAACAACAAGCTGGCGCCCGCGCGGGAGAACTACGAGAAGGCGCGCGACACCCGCGTGCCAAAGATCTACGCCTACGCCATCTACAAGCTGGCGTGGTGCGACTTCAACAGCGGCGGCTACGAGGACGGCCTCAAGAAGTTGCAGGAGGCGGTGGAGTTCGCGGAGACGCAAGGTGAAGAGCTGGGCGACCTCAAGACGGAGGCGCTCAATGACTTGACGGTCTTCTACGTGCAGCTCGACCAGCCGAAGGAGGCCCTGGCCTACTTCAAGGCGAAGGCGCCGGCCAAGCGCCAGGGACGGCTCATCGCCAAGACGGCGGTGGGGCTGGCCGACGCGGGCCACTTCGACAGCGCCATCCTCATGTTCCGCACGCTCGTGGACGACGCGCCCATGGGCCCGAACGCCCCCGAGTACCAGCAGGCCATCGTCCGCTCCTACGAGGGGCTGCGCCAGCGCACGCAGGTGCGCACCGAGATGAAGCGCATGGTGGACCTGTACCGCCCGGGCGGCACGTGGTGGCAGGCCAACGCCGGGGATACCCCGGTGCTGCGCAACGCCTTCAACGTCACCGAAGAGGCCATGCGGGTGATGGTGACCGAGTACCACCAGGAGGCGCAGAAAACGCGCCAGGTGGAGACCTACCGGCTCGCCCGTGACATCTACAAGCAGTACGTGGACGCGTTCGCCTCCAGCGAGGATCCGGACTTCGTCGCCGACTCGGCCTTCAACCTGCGCTTCTTCTACGCGGAGATTCTCTGGGCGCTGGAGGAGTGGGAAGCCGCCGCTGCGGAGTACGACGCCGTGGTGGCCTTCAAGATCCCGGACCGGGACTCGGCGCGCGAGGTGTCCAACGAGTCCTACCGCAAGAGCGCCTCGTTCGCCGCGGTGCTCGCCTACGACAAGCTCGTGAAGATCGAACGGGGCCAGCTCGCCAAGAGCGACTTGAAGGACGGCCAGAAGGTCAACGAGAACAAGGACAAGGGCGACGTCGAGAAGAAGCGCATCGTCAAGAAGGACGCCAAGCAGCAGCAGGAGCAGCCGCTCACGCACCGCGAATCGCGCTTGGTGGCCGCGTGCGACACGTACAACTCGCTCTATCCCAACAACCCGGACGAGATCGACCTGCGCTACCAGGCCGCCGTCATCCTCTATGACCGCAACCACTTCGTGGACGCGGCGCGGCGCTTCGGGGAGATCATCACCAAGTACCCCGAGGAGCGGCGCTCGCGGGACGCGGCGGACCTGACGATGTTCGTGCTGGAGAGCCGTGAGGAGTGGCAGGAGCTCAACACGCTGTCGCGCCAGTTCCTGGGCAACAAGAAGCTCAGCAAGCCGGGCACCGAGTTCGCCGCGCGTGTGGCGAAGGTGGTGGAGGGCAGCCAGTACAAGTGGGTGGATGAGATCGTCTACCGCAAGGAGCAGAACCCGAAGAAGGCCGGGGAGCTGTTCCTCTCGTTCGTCACCGAGTTCCCCAAGTCGGAGAACGCCGACCGGGCGCTCACCTACGCGATGATCATCTTCCAGGAGGCCGCGGAGCTGGATCGTGGCGTGGAGGCGGGGACCCGCGTCCTCAACGAGTACCCGGACAGCATCTTCAGCCTGAAGGTCCGCTACACCATGGCGGGCTTCTACGAAAAGATGGCCGAGTTCCAGAAGGCCGCGGAGATGTACGAGTCCTTCGTGGATGCCTATGACGCCGCGGTGAATGGCGGCCAGGAGGCCAAGGAAAAGACCACCAAGGCCAAGAGCGCGAAGAAGGGCAGCAAGGCCCCGGCGAAGAAGCAGGAGGTGGCCGCGAGTGCCGCCACGCCGCAGACCGAGCGCCAGCAGCTCGTGAAGGAGGCCGAGGAGTGGGTGGCCGACGCCCTCTTCAACGCGGGGCTCTGGTGGGAAGGCGTCGGGCAGCCGCAGAAGGCGATCGCGGCCTATGCCGAGTACTTGGCGCGCTTCCGCGACCGCAAGGACGTGCCGCAGATTGCTTACAACGTCGCCCTTGTCCACGAGAAGAACGGGAACTGGAGCGATGCGGCGCGGGCCTTCGCCTCGTTCGCCGAGGCGTACGCGAGGGATCCGCGCACCACGGGAGGCCAGCTCTACCTGGCTCGCTACCGGGAGATGCTGGCCTACCAGCAGGCCAAGGATCTGCGCTCCGTGGACCGTGTTCGCGCGGATCTGCTGCGCGGCTGGGGCCGGCTGTCCGACCAGGACAAGCAGGATGTGAAGCTGCTGGACGCCTACGCCCACACGCGCTTCCTGGAGCTGGAGTTCCTGTGGAAGCGCTACACGGGCATCCGCTTCTCGCGCGTGTCCACCATCCGGAGGGATCTGGCCGCCAAGCAGAAGGAGATTCAGCGGGTGGAGAAGGAGTATGCGGCGGTGCTCGCCGTGGGCTCGGGCGAGTGGGGCATCGCGGCGCTCACCCGCATCGGCATGGCCTACGCGGACTTCGCGCGCAACATCCTCGATTCGCCGGATCCCAAGGGGCTGGATGAGGAGCAGCTCGCCATGTACCGCGGCGAGCTGGAGAACCTGGCCCTGCCCCTGGAGGACAAGGCGACCGAGGCGCTCGAGAAGGCGCTTCAGAAGGCCTACGAGCTGTCCATCTACAATGATTGGACGCTCACCGCGCAGGATCAGATGAACCGCTACCGTCCGGGCGCCTACGCGCAGGTGCGCCAAGTGCCCTACCGCGGCAGCGAGTTCTTCGCCACCTCGGACGTCGTCAAGGAGCCAGAGCTGTCGGCCTCCGCGACCGCCACGCCCACTCCTGGCGCGGGAGCTCCCGTGTCGGCCACCCCGGCCGCCCCGGAGCCTCCTTCGGCCTCCTCCGAGCCCTCCGCTCAGGTGGGGGAGGTCCAGCCGTGA
- a CDS encoding TonB family protein — translation MAAAKNNGLRLRITGPDGSTMETIADTESIIVGSGAQAAVKLTDPSVSNLHVMLKVDKEGGVTAIDLGSEAGTQVGDQRLLVPKALVPGDVLKVGSSQVEVLFGEPSSVAPKVPAGAQVNGRSFQGSVTQRAPVPPVPPARPEVVIPSAHRTVAPPGMKAKSLPAVPVVAKRPEVPAHLQEPLPPDALPTPEAKILQVAMLWGDSLLEVKHFREGVPVTIGEGKKNFFHVFVPEVGSRHVLAVGKGEQVELRVPGKAGVIVTSQGDVRTKDALRASGQLASAAASDGQVFTLGLHDRAEVSLGTLAFVVRYVRPSPAIQVSAGQEADFTYFKIACISMLASGALVAAMLLTPRSEAPSADDLLQSQQRVAKFLVTPEKKQELKKLKLAGVEEGAKAKDEEGKFGKEEAKKAEADPSKPGTPVVDKTKREKDRQVVGQVGLLGAFKGLKGGASDVFGPGGLGTGINNALGGLKSGAGLGDAQGVGGLGSRGNGSGGGGKALGIGGLGTQGSGRGTGGNGGIDLGGKGRATTKVVPGKTTVIGGLDKDVIAKVIRRHQNEIKYCYETELNKNPSLAGKVAVAFTIDPAGAVAEANVSESTLGNATAENCMLSRIRRWKFPEPKGGGVVAVTYPWLFSPSGSEE, via the coding sequence ATGGCGGCGGCGAAGAATAACGGATTGAGGTTGCGCATCACCGGACCGGACGGGTCCACGATGGAAACCATCGCGGACACGGAGAGCATCATCGTCGGTTCGGGAGCGCAGGCGGCAGTGAAGCTGACGGATCCCAGTGTCTCCAACCTCCACGTGATGTTGAAAGTGGACAAGGAGGGTGGGGTCACGGCGATTGATCTCGGCAGCGAGGCCGGGACGCAAGTGGGAGACCAGCGGCTGCTGGTGCCCAAGGCACTCGTGCCCGGTGACGTGCTCAAGGTGGGCTCCTCGCAGGTGGAGGTGCTCTTCGGCGAGCCGTCGTCGGTGGCCCCGAAGGTTCCCGCTGGGGCACAGGTGAACGGCAGGAGCTTCCAGGGTTCGGTTACCCAGCGGGCGCCCGTGCCCCCTGTGCCCCCCGCGAGGCCCGAGGTCGTCATCCCCTCGGCTCACCGCACGGTGGCCCCTCCGGGCATGAAGGCGAAGAGCCTGCCGGCGGTGCCCGTGGTGGCGAAGAGGCCCGAGGTGCCCGCGCACCTGCAGGAGCCGCTGCCGCCGGATGCCCTGCCCACCCCCGAGGCGAAGATCCTCCAGGTGGCCATGCTCTGGGGCGATTCCCTCCTCGAGGTGAAGCATTTCCGCGAGGGCGTGCCGGTCACCATCGGCGAGGGCAAGAAGAACTTCTTCCACGTCTTCGTGCCCGAGGTGGGCTCGCGCCACGTGCTGGCGGTGGGCAAGGGCGAGCAGGTGGAGCTGCGCGTGCCTGGCAAGGCGGGCGTCATCGTCACCTCGCAGGGCGATGTGCGGACCAAGGACGCGCTGCGCGCCTCCGGACAGCTCGCCTCGGCGGCGGCCAGCGATGGCCAGGTGTTCACCCTGGGCCTGCATGACCGGGCCGAGGTGTCGCTCGGCACGCTCGCCTTCGTGGTCCGCTACGTGCGGCCGTCTCCGGCCATCCAGGTGAGCGCGGGCCAGGAGGCGGACTTCACCTACTTCAAGATCGCCTGCATCTCGATGTTGGCCTCGGGCGCGCTCGTCGCCGCCATGCTCCTGACGCCGCGCTCGGAGGCGCCGTCCGCGGACGACTTGCTCCAGTCTCAGCAGCGGGTGGCGAAGTTCCTCGTGACGCCGGAGAAGAAGCAGGAGCTGAAGAAGCTCAAGCTGGCCGGTGTGGAAGAGGGGGCCAAGGCGAAGGACGAGGAGGGCAAGTTCGGCAAGGAGGAGGCGAAGAAGGCCGAGGCGGATCCCTCCAAGCCGGGCACACCCGTCGTGGACAAGACGAAGCGGGAGAAGGATCGCCAGGTGGTGGGCCAGGTGGGCCTGCTGGGGGCCTTCAAGGGCCTCAAGGGCGGCGCCTCGGATGTGTTCGGGCCGGGCGGCCTGGGTACCGGCATCAACAATGCCCTCGGCGGCCTGAAGTCCGGGGCGGGGCTGGGGGATGCGCAGGGTGTCGGGGGTCTCGGCTCGCGCGGCAATGGCTCGGGCGGTGGCGGCAAGGCGCTGGGCATCGGCGGCCTGGGCACCCAGGGCAGTGGCCGAGGCACGGGCGGCAACGGCGGCATTGATCTGGGCGGCAAGGGCAGGGCCACCACCAAGGTGGTTCCCGGCAAGACGACGGTCATCGGCGGCCTGGACAAGGACGTCATCGCCAAGGTCATCCGGCGGCACCAGAACGAAATCAAATACTGCTACGAGACCGAGCTGAACAAGAACCCGAGCCTGGCGGGCAAGGTGGCGGTGGCCTTCACCATCGACCCGGCGGGCGCGGTGGCCGAGGCGAACGTGTCGGAGTCGACGCTCGGTAACGCCACGGCGGAGAACTGCATGCTCTCGCGCATCCGCCGCTGGAAGTTCCCCGAGCCCAAGGGGGGTGGCGTGGTCGCGGTCACCTACCCGTGGCTCTTCTCGCCTTCCGGCAGCGAGGAGTAA
- a CDS encoding glutamine synthetase family protein, with product METKGLRDFLEIPYDELEELNLQVKEQRLKRESPDKLREERTRYLTDEKRIKAVTVCFTDLEGRLHMLDYDKKFLLKSADNLTFDGSSIRGFSAQAESDLRLNVDWSSFYWLPSDIFGPGKVLVFSEVLERDGSSYASDMRGVLKRLTGQMFQKDGLICHAAPEIEGFLFKGRDAERHYHETNQFEFISTGGYYHSLPGDSLRSFIDHAAEAQRAMGFQNEKDHPEVAPSQFEMNFSYSEALISADQIQLYKLLCRQVAAQLGLTASFLPKPMMGVNGNGMHMNLSLSKGGKNLFFEKGGQDGLSQLGWDTIDRILNNANDICLVLNSSVNAYRRLDPHYEAPNQIKASPNNRGAMVRIPFGNERSARIEVRSVAPDANPYLVLYTLLRTALEGPAPQEDAETKRSRTRFLPDNIFDAVRLFKGSQFISQILGEVVQGKYAELKQSSAERCPKQLGTRVKAAEIQFHHEVTNQHLWSQF from the coding sequence ATGGAGACGAAGGGCCTGCGGGACTTTCTCGAGATTCCCTATGACGAGCTGGAGGAGCTGAACCTCCAGGTGAAGGAGCAGCGCCTCAAGCGGGAGTCCCCGGACAAGCTGCGCGAGGAGCGCACCCGCTACCTGACGGACGAGAAGCGCATCAAGGCCGTCACCGTGTGCTTCACCGACCTCGAAGGCCGGCTGCACATGCTGGACTACGACAAGAAGTTCCTGCTCAAGAGCGCCGACAACCTGACGTTCGATGGCTCGTCCATCCGCGGCTTCTCGGCGCAGGCCGAGAGCGACCTGCGGCTGAACGTGGACTGGTCGTCCTTCTACTGGCTGCCCTCGGACATCTTTGGTCCGGGCAAGGTGCTGGTGTTCAGCGAAGTGCTGGAGCGTGACGGCTCGTCGTACGCCTCGGACATGCGCGGGGTGCTCAAGCGGCTCACGGGCCAGATGTTCCAGAAGGACGGGCTCATCTGTCACGCGGCGCCGGAGATCGAAGGCTTCCTGTTCAAGGGCCGCGACGCCGAGCGCCACTACCACGAGACCAACCAGTTCGAGTTCATCTCCACGGGTGGCTACTACCACTCGCTGCCGGGTGACTCGCTGCGCTCCTTCATCGATCATGCGGCCGAGGCGCAGCGCGCCATGGGCTTCCAGAACGAGAAGGATCACCCGGAAGTGGCCCCCAGCCAGTTCGAGATGAACTTCTCGTACAGCGAGGCGCTCATCTCCGCGGACCAGATCCAGCTCTACAAGCTGCTGTGCCGCCAGGTGGCCGCGCAGCTGGGGCTGACCGCCAGCTTCCTGCCCAAGCCGATGATGGGCGTGAACGGCAACGGCATGCACATGAACCTGTCGCTGTCGAAGGGCGGCAAGAACCTCTTCTTCGAGAAGGGGGGCCAGGACGGCCTGTCGCAGCTCGGCTGGGACACCATCGACCGCATCCTCAACAACGCCAACGACATCTGCCTGGTGCTCAACTCGAGCGTGAACGCCTACCGCCGGTTGGATCCGCATTACGAGGCGCCCAACCAGATCAAGGCGAGCCCGAACAACCGCGGCGCGATGGTGCGCATCCCGTTCGGCAACGAGCGCAGCGCGCGCATCGAGGTGCGCTCGGTGGCGCCGGATGCCAACCCGTACCTGGTGCTCTACACGCTGCTGCGCACCGCGCTGGAGGGCCCGGCGCCGCAGGAGGACGCGGAGACCAAGCGCAGCCGCACGCGCTTCCTGCCGGACAACATCTTCGACGCCGTGCGCCTGTTCAAGGGCAGCCAGTTCATCTCGCAGATCCTCGGCGAGGTGGTGCAGGGCAAGTACGCGGAGCTGAAGCAGTCGTCGGCCGAGCGCTGCCCCAAGCAGCTGGGCACCCGCGTGAAGGCGGCGGAGATCCAGTTCCACCACGAGGTGACGAACCAGCACCTCTGGAGCCAGTTCTAG
- the cglE gene encoding adventurous gliding motility protein CglE has protein sequence MRKFLPFVALVLSTSALAATPPEGVAFKPRRGFFTETDIGVFFTLGGKNDYSNAQSYLQLGVGYDLTERISLGAHFALGTSAANCFADYQADTGLCSLSDNFTVAFGDLTAAYHVRLADRFTLTPKLAAGYTRLDPTPVEGEGDPGRAINALNAGVGIGIEYATMMDHFTVGADLLARYIIGPNIPTFAVFPRVKYTF, from the coding sequence GTGAGGAAGTTCCTGCCGTTCGTTGCGCTCGTCCTGTCCACGTCCGCCCTGGCGGCCACGCCGCCGGAGGGCGTGGCGTTCAAACCGCGACGGGGCTTCTTCACCGAGACGGACATCGGCGTGTTCTTCACGCTGGGGGGCAAGAACGACTACTCCAACGCGCAGTCCTACCTGCAGCTCGGCGTGGGCTACGACTTGACGGAGCGGATCTCCCTGGGCGCGCACTTCGCGCTGGGCACGTCGGCGGCGAACTGCTTCGCCGACTACCAGGCGGACACGGGGCTCTGCTCCCTGTCGGACAACTTCACGGTGGCCTTTGGAGACCTGACGGCGGCGTACCATGTGCGGCTGGCCGACCGGTTCACGCTCACGCCGAAGCTGGCGGCCGGGTACACGCGGTTGGATCCGACGCCCGTGGAGGGGGAGGGCGATCCGGGCCGGGCCATCAACGCGCTCAACGCCGGGGTGGGCATCGGCATCGAGTACGCGACGATGATGGACCACTTCACGGTGGGGGCGGACCTGCTGGCCCGCTACATCATTGGCCCCAACATTCCCACCTTCGCGGTCTTTCCCCGCGTGAAGTACACGTTCTGA
- a CDS encoding tetratricopeptide repeat protein → MRTHFKVPAGKTAMTLARSFTTAALVFTTACATTSQVKPADAEAPSPRPVPVATAEVPSAPAASQDSEDSGPHALFLSALAAFDAGDYDRARKGFEQVVQTSPQSLNAQFNLGLIAERQGRLADAQAAYEKVLAKEPGHQPSLLNLGRLYRVQEKFAEAIRLYEGALAAPGHAHDVALLNNLTVAYRLAGQFAKAEATARRVLARSKDNPEAYKNLALVYYDQGQYRLAELVSANARKLAENDPGVYNNLGMIYLKLNERPRALAQFQKAVSINDKFAPGYLNIGAMSLAYRDYAGAERAFARAVELDPTSYESHLYYAFALDGQKGSDAKRGLAAGEAFEKVLAMRPGHPEAVCGAGWAYAADRAGWQKALDYLERCKTLQATPPQDRQMIDAKVQGIQAMLKSGQPQPAAAEAKKEGAQGTDSSLLDKVSDEAARQEGAPTEEALPADEAASAEPGPSQEAPAASPGNPAGAPSPAP, encoded by the coding sequence ATGCGTACCCACTTCAAGGTTCCCGCAGGGAAGACCGCCATGACGCTCGCCCGCTCGTTCACCACCGCCGCGCTTGTGTTCACCACGGCTTGCGCGACGACCTCCCAGGTCAAGCCCGCTGACGCCGAGGCCCCTTCACCACGGCCTGTGCCGGTGGCCACCGCCGAGGTGCCCTCGGCCCCTGCCGCCTCCCAGGATTCAGAAGACTCGGGGCCCCATGCCCTGTTCCTGTCGGCGCTCGCGGCCTTCGACGCGGGCGACTACGACAGGGCCCGCAAGGGTTTCGAGCAGGTGGTGCAGACTTCGCCCCAGAGCCTCAATGCCCAGTTCAACCTGGGGCTCATCGCCGAGCGCCAGGGACGGCTCGCGGATGCCCAGGCCGCCTACGAGAAGGTGCTCGCCAAGGAGCCGGGCCACCAGCCTTCGCTCTTGAACCTGGGGCGGCTGTACCGCGTGCAGGAGAAGTTCGCGGAGGCCATCCGCCTGTACGAAGGGGCTTTGGCGGCCCCCGGCCACGCGCATGACGTCGCGCTCCTCAACAACCTCACCGTGGCGTACCGGCTCGCGGGCCAGTTCGCGAAGGCGGAAGCCACCGCCCGGCGTGTCCTGGCGCGCAGCAAGGACAACCCCGAGGCGTACAAGAACCTCGCGCTCGTCTACTACGACCAGGGGCAGTACCGGCTCGCGGAACTGGTGAGCGCCAACGCGCGCAAGCTCGCGGAGAATGATCCCGGCGTCTACAACAACCTCGGGATGATCTACCTGAAGCTGAACGAGCGTCCCCGGGCGCTGGCCCAGTTCCAGAAGGCGGTGTCGATCAACGACAAGTTCGCCCCGGGTTATCTGAACATCGGGGCCATGTCGCTGGCGTACCGGGACTACGCGGGCGCCGAGCGGGCCTTCGCCCGGGCGGTGGAGCTGGATCCCACCTCCTACGAGAGCCACCTCTATTACGCCTTCGCCCTGGATGGGCAGAAGGGGAGCGACGCGAAGCGAGGCCTCGCCGCCGGGGAGGCCTTCGAGAAGGTCCTCGCCATGCGCCCCGGGCACCCCGAGGCGGTGTGCGGCGCCGGGTGGGCCTATGCCGCGGACCGGGCCGGCTGGCAGAAGGCGCTGGATTACCTCGAGCGGTGCAAGACGCTCCAGGCCACCCCGCCCCAGGACCGCCAGATGATCGATGCCAAGGTGCAAGGCATTCAGGCGATGCTGAAGAGCGGACAGCCCCAGCCCGCCGCCGCCGAGGCGAAGAAGGAAGGCGCCCAAGGCACGGACAGCTCCCTGCTGGACAAGGTGTCGGATGAGGCAGCGCGCCAGGAGGGGGCTCCCACCGAGGAGGCCCTTCCGGCGGACGAGGCGGCCTCGGCAGAACCCGGGCCTTCCCAGGAGGCCCCCGCGGCCTCGCCGGGCAATCCCGCTGGGGCTCCTTCTCCGGCGCCTTGA
- a CDS encoding response regulator — MLKECNVLLVDSEDAELGATGTMLSGHFQLRLANSGETALGLLEKQSFDVLCTNLKLPRRNGLQLLRLASGFHPQIASVLIADNREYWECCAPQERQGTFSLLFKPFTPDELISTIWRAMAMVNLKRALANNSQSREKPRRLEQLPPTPSDLVTP, encoded by the coding sequence ATGCTCAAGGAATGCAATGTTCTGCTCGTCGACAGTGAGGACGCCGAGCTGGGAGCCACGGGGACCATGCTCTCCGGGCACTTCCAATTGCGGCTGGCCAACAGCGGGGAAACGGCACTGGGGCTGCTGGAGAAGCAATCCTTCGATGTCCTGTGCACGAACCTCAAGCTCCCCAGACGCAACGGCCTGCAACTGCTGCGGCTGGCGAGTGGGTTCCACCCTCAGATTGCCAGTGTCCTCATCGCGGATAACCGAGAGTATTGGGAATGCTGCGCCCCGCAGGAGCGGCAAGGCACCTTCTCGTTGCTGTTTAAACCCTTCACGCCGGACGAGCTCATTTCGACCATCTGGCGCGCCATGGCCATGGTGAACCTCAAGCGCGCGCTGGCCAACAACAGCCAGAGCCGGGAGAAGCCTCGCCGCCTGGAACAGCTCCCGCCCACCCCTTCGGATCTCGTCACGCCCTAG
- a CDS encoding aminoglycoside phosphotransferase family protein: protein MTDFEQTLEQARQQHIELTQRAVAAATTIARAQGLTVDDPGVLAQGCGVRIHLAPAPVVARVSTLTALMRAPIGSWLAREVEVAAFLASRGAPVVPPSDALPPGPHHHEGLCVTFWRYVPATSDVLPEAPLAGRMLAELHAVLRDYPGPLPLLAPPLNDIPRALERLEQAGDILPADSLLLLRKRYERLLPQLSESALGPLQPLHGDAHVHNLIPVADGWLWNDFEDTCRGPIGWDLASMDSDGQALAAYPGAPSRESLELFRQVRRLHAITWGYALIRQFPDWGPHVAAMLEALRQEG from the coding sequence ATGACGGACTTTGAGCAGACCCTGGAGCAGGCCCGGCAACAACACATCGAACTGACCCAGCGGGCCGTGGCGGCTGCGACAACGATCGCCCGGGCGCAGGGCCTCACCGTGGACGATCCGGGCGTCTTGGCGCAGGGCTGTGGCGTCCGGATTCACCTGGCCCCCGCCCCCGTGGTGGCCCGCGTGAGCACCTTGACGGCGCTGATGCGGGCGCCCATCGGCTCCTGGCTGGCCCGGGAGGTCGAGGTCGCCGCCTTCCTGGCCTCACGGGGCGCCCCCGTGGTGCCTCCCAGCGATGCCCTCCCCCCGGGGCCCCACCACCATGAGGGCCTGTGCGTGACATTCTGGCGCTACGTGCCCGCCACGTCCGATGTCCTCCCAGAAGCCCCCCTGGCCGGGCGAATGCTGGCCGAGCTCCACGCCGTGCTTCGGGACTACCCGGGCCCCCTCCCCTTGCTGGCCCCGCCGCTCAACGACATCCCACGGGCGCTGGAGCGCCTGGAGCAGGCCGGGGACATTCTCCCCGCCGACAGCCTCTTGCTGCTGCGCAAGCGCTACGAGCGCCTGTTGCCCCAGCTCAGTGAGTCCGCCCTCGGCCCGCTCCAGCCCCTTCACGGCGACGCCCACGTCCACAACCTCATTCCCGTCGCGGACGGCTGGCTGTGGAACGACTTCGAGGACACGTGCCGAGGCCCCATCGGCTGGGATCTGGCCAGCATGGACTCGGATGGCCAGGCGCTCGCGGCCTACCCGGGCGCCCCAAGCCGCGAGAGCCTCGAGCTGTTCCGCCAGGTGCGCCGGCTCCACGCCATCACCTGGGGCTACGCGCTCATCCGGCAGTTCCCCGACTGGGGCCCGCACGTCGCGGCCATGCTCGAAGCCTTGCGCCAGGAAGGGTGA